The Pseudomonas sp. SCB32 DNA window CCGACAGACGGAACTCGACACCGCTGGTGGCGGGCGCTTGGAAGTCGGCGACGGCTTTGTTCAGTTCAACGGCCATGGGCCTCTCTCCTCAGGGATGCTGCGGGCGCCAGGGTTCGATCAGCGCGTCCAGGTTCAGGGCGTCGGCGAAATCCAGGAACTGGTCGCGTAGCCAGCTGATCTGGGTGCCGGCCGGCAGGGTCACGGTGATGGTGGCGTTGAGCATGCTGGTGTTGGTGTGCGGCGCCTGGTAGGTGTCGCAGGTGAGGTTCTCCAGCTCGATGTTGTGATCGATGAAGAACTGGCACAGCTCGTTGAGGATGTCCGGCCGATACACGGCGCTGACGTAGGCCACGTAGGGCAGGGCCTGGGCGCGGGTGACGTGGACATTGCTGCGGGTGACGCTGAGGGTGAAGCCGTGGCGCTTGGCCAGCGCCGGCAGGCCGCCCTCCAGGCGGGCCAGGGCGTCCCAGCTGCCGGCAACCTGCAGGACCAGTGCGCTGAACTCGCCATGGCGGGTCAGGCGGCTGCTGATGACCGAGCAACGGTTATCGATGCAGGTGCGGCACAGCACGCTGGTCAGCTCCATCGGGTTCGGGCCCAGCGCACTGATCAGAAGAAATTGTTCACGAGGGTGGGAGGTGGACATGCAGCTTTCCTGGGAATGGCGGCCAAGCGGGCCGCACCGACAAAGGGGAAAGGGTAGCGAAAAGAGCCGATGAGGGGAATGTCTGACCGCTCGCGGGACGCTGCTGTCACCTTGTGCGTGGCCGGTGGCGACAGTACCATTACGGCTTTCTTTTTCCGGCAGGAGCGGTTGCATGATTGCGGGCAGTATGGTGGCGCTGGTCACCCCCTTCGATGCTCAGGGTCGACTGGATTGGGACAGCCTCGCGAAGCTGGTGGACTTCCACCTGCAGGAAGGCACCAACGCCATCGTTGCGGTCGGCACTACGGGTGAGTCCGCCACGCTGGACGTGAGCGAGCACCTGGAAGTGATCCGACGCGTGGTCGATCAGGTCAATGGCCGCATTCCGGTGATCGCCGGTACCGGCGCCAACTCCACCCGCGAAGCGGTCGAGCTGACCGAGGCTGCCAAGAGCGGCGGCGCCGACGCTTGCCTGCTGGTGACCCCGTACTACAACAAGCCGACCCAGGAAGGCCTGTACCAGCACTTCCGCCACATCGCCGAAGCCGTGGCCATCCCGCAGATCCTCTACAACGTGCCGGGCCGCACCGCCTGCGACATGCTGCCGGAGACCGTCGAGCGCCTGTCCAAGGTGCCGAACATCGTCGGCATCAAGGAAGCCACCGGTGACCTGCAGCGCGGCAAGGAAGTACTGGACCGCGTCGGCAAGGATTTCCTGGTCTATTCCGGCGACGACGCCACCGCTGTCGAACTGATGCTGATGGGCGGCAAGGGCAACATCTCCGTGACCGCCAACGTCGCCCCGCGCGCCATGAGCAACCTGTGCGCCGCCGCCATGCGTGGCGATGCCGGTGAAGCCCGCGCCATCAATGACCGCCTGATGCCGCTGCACAAGGCCCTGTTCATCGAATCCAACCCGATTCCGGTGAAATTCGCCCTGCACGAAATGGGGCTGATCCCCGAAGGTATCCGCCTGCCCCTGACCTGGCTCAGCCCGCGTTGCCACGAACCGCTGCGTCAGGCCATGCGCCAGACCGGCGTGCTGGCATAAGGAGCTTTCTCGCATGAAGCGACTGGCAGGACTGACTGCGCTCGCCCTGGTCATCGGCAACACCTCCGGCTGCGGCTGGCTGTGGGGCCCGGATGGTTATTTCCGCGACCGCGGCGACGATTACCTCAATGCCCGCGAAACGGCGCCGATGAAGGTGCCCGAAGGCCTGCAGAGCAAGCCGCTCGACCCGCTGCTGCCGGTGCCGATGAACGTCGCCGACACCCATGAGAAGGAAGGCGAGTTCGAAGTACCGCGTCCGCAGCCCCTGGCCAGCGCTGGCGAAGTCAGCGACTTCAGCCTGCAGAAGAGCGGCGATTCGCGCTGGCTGATCGCCCAGCGTCCGCCAGCGGAAGTGTGGCCTGTGGCCCACCAATTCTTCCAGGACAACGGCTTCTCCATCACCAACGAACGTCCGCAGACCGGCGAGTTCAGCACCAACTGGCAGCCGCTCTCGCAGCTCTCCGCGCCCCTGGCGCGCCGCCTGAGCAGCCGTGTCTCCGGCGTCGAGCCCGACAGCGAGGCGCGCGTGCGCGTGCGCATCGAGCCGGGAGTGGAAACCAACACCAGTGAAGTCTACGTGCTGAGCGAAACCCGCCCGGCCGGTAGCACCGCCAGTCCGGACTGGCCGTCCAAGCCGGCGGTGCCGAGCCTCGACGCCGCGCTGCTCGACGAAATGCTGGCCAGCATGGCGACCAGCGCCGAGAAGGGCGGCTCCGTCTCCCTGCTCGCCGCGCACTCGGCCTACGACACTCCCGGCACCGCCGAGCTGAGCAAGGACGGCAGCGGCAACCCGGTACTTACCGTGGATTCCGACTTCGACCGCGCCTGGGTCAGCGTTGGCCGCGCGCTGGATCGCGCCGACATCCGCGTGGACGACCTCAACCGCAGCCTGGGCGTGTACTACGTCAACATCGCCGAAGGCGCGAAGAAGAAGGACGAAGACAAGCCTGGCTTCTTCCGCAGCCTGTTCGGCGGCGGCGAGAAGACCAAGGAAGAGGAAGACGCCAAGGCCAAGCGTTACCAGCTTCGCCTGACCAGCGTGAACAACACGGTGCAGATCACCGTCGACAAAGACATCAACACTTCCGCGCCGGCTGACGTGGCGCAGGGCGTGCTGGAAAAACTCCAGGAGAGTATGCGGAATGCACTTCGCGGTCCTGGGGAGCGGAAGCCGGGGCAATTCGGCCTTGGTGAGCAGCTCTGACACCCGGATACTGATCGATTGCGGCTTTCCGCTGCGTGAAACCATCCGTCGTCTGGCGCGCCTGGGCGTAGAGCCCGGGCAGCTGGACGCGATCCTCGTCACGCACGAGCACTCCGATCACATCAACGGCGTCGAACTGCTGGCCCGGCACCATCGAATACCCGTGTACCTCAGTGCCGGCACCCTGCAGGGAATGCGCAAGCCGGTGACACCGGCGGGGCTGCTCAAATGCGGCGACCGCCTGGTACTGAAAGACCTGGAAGTCACTGCGGTGAGCGTCTCGCACGATGCGCGGGAGCCCTTGCAGTACGTGTTTTCCGATGGCCGGAAGCGCTTTGGCCAGCTCACCGATCTGGGGGCCGCCACGGCGCAGGTGCTGGAGTGCTATCGTGGCCTCGATGCATTGATCATCGAGGCAAACCACGATACCGACATGCTGGCCCGCGGTCCGTATCCCTACCCACTCAAAGCCCGCGTTGGCGGCCAGTGGGGGCATTTGAACAACCGGCAGGCCGCCGAATTGGTGGCGCAGCTGGGCTGGGAAAGCTTGCAGCACCTGGTGCTGGCGCATCTCAGCGAAAAGAACAACTCGCCGCAGCTGGCCCGGCAAAGCTTCGTCGACACCCTAGGGTGCGACCCGGGCTGGCTGCAGGTGGCCGATCAGCATTCGGGACTCGACTGGCGCACCATCGCCTGAGCCCATCCATTCAAGCAAGCGGAGCCCATCATGGAAAAACGCGAAGAACTGTATCGCGGCAAGGCCAAGTCGGTTTACACCACCGATGACGCCGACCGCCTCGTCCTGCTGTTCCGCAACGACACCTCGGCGTTCGACGGCAAGCGCATCGAACAGCTCGACCGCAAAGGCATGGTGAACAACAAGTTCAACGCCTTCATCATGCAGAAGCTCGAAGCCGCCGGCATCCCGACCCAGTTCGACGCCCTGCTGTCGGACAACGAAGTGCTGGTCAAGAAGCTCGCCATGATCCCGGTCGAGTGCGTCGTGCGTAACTACGCCGCCGGCAGCCTGGTGCGTCGCCTGGGTGTGGAAGAGGGCGTGCAGCTCACTCCGCCGACCTTCGAACTGTTCCTGAAGAACGACGCCCTGGGTGACCCCTTCATCAATGAATCCCACGTCCAGGCCTTCGGCTGGGCGACCCTGGAGCAGCTGGCCGAAATGAAGGCCTACTCCTTCAAGGTCAACGAAGTGCTGAACAAGCTGTTCGACGACGCCGGCCTGCTGCTGGTGGACTTCAAGCTGGAGTTCGGCGTGTTCCACGGCAAGATCGTCCTGGGCGACGAATTCAGCCCGGACGGTTGCCGTCTGTGGGACAAGGAAACCCGCAAGAAGATGGACAAGGACCGCTTCCGCCAGGGCCTGGGCGACGTGATCGAGGCCTACGAGGAAGTCGCTCACCGACTCGGCGTGCCGCTGTAAAACGGCGAAATCACGCAAGCGCCTGATACCACGCAAAAAAATCCAAAACAGGGCTTCGCCTTCGGACTTCAAGCTGGTATCATGCGCGCCGCACGGAGAGATGCCGGAGTGGTCGAACGGGACGGATTCGAAATCCGTTGAGTCAGCAATGGCTCCTAGGGTTCAAATCCCTATCTCTCCGCCATTACAGATGGCCGAAACCCCTGAAATGCCTAGCGTTTCAGGGGTTTTGTCTTTTCTGCGTCCGGCGTTTGTCGAAGAAGTGTCGAAGATCGCTTTCATGACCGCCCGCGATCCTGGATTACTCCACTCCTCTTGCTGGACAGCCTGACCTCCAGCCGTTAGCGTCCTGCCTTTCCTACAGCCATTTCCTACATGGCTGCGACTTTCTGGATAGGGCATTCGATGGACGTTGTGAAAGAGCTACAGGCAGAGCTGTGCCGCTTTGCCAAAGAGCGGGACTGGGATCAGTTCCACACCCCCAAAAATCTCGCTATGGCGCTCTCCGGAGAGGCTGGTGAGCTGCTCGAGCTCTTTCAATGGCTGACGCCCGAGCAGAGTCAGCGCGACGCACTCTCCGAGAAAATGCTCCTCGAGATAGAAGGGGAGATGGCAGACGTCCTGCTCTACCTCCTGCGCCTGGCCGACAAGCTCGGTATCGACGTCCTTCAGGCAGCGCGTTCAAAGATCCAGCTGAATGCTGAGAAGTACCCGGTTGATAAAGCCAAAGGGAATGCCGTCAAGTACTCCAGGAGGGACGATTGATGGCTCATTTGGTCTACCAGCCATGCTCCGATGACGATGCGGGCGAGAACCTCCAGAAAACGATCCTCAATCCCGTGCCTTTGTCGAGGATAAGGGCGTGGTTGCCGGAGGCGTTGTACGCGAAGCTTTTGATTGAGAATCCTGACGGAAAGGTCTTCGTATGGGGCGTTGTACCAAGCAGCAATACCAATTCGTCATACGCCAAGTTGTCTCCGGACGATGTGGTGATCTTCAACCGCAAAACGATAATCACCGTCGCTGCAACGGTTACGTACAAGCTTACTTCCAAGAGTCTAGCGATTGAGCTGTGGGGCTATAAAAGCCGGGAAGAGCAGACTACTTGGGAGAACATCTATTTCCTGACCGACGTCCGCCATCTGTCCATCCCCTTCAGGGCGATTCAGCAACATGTGAAGAGCCAGCAGCGGCAGTGCTTCTATCGTTTCAACGAATCGGATAGCGAGTCAGCCTTTGCTGCGTTCGACCAGCTGCAGAGTATGTCTCTTGGTCTGGTTCCGACATTGGCTGACGTGAAAGCTGAAATTCTGGCCAACCTGACTGTTGATGGCGTCGGCTCTGCCCCCACCCGAGGGGAGCACCGTTATATCGTCGATCACCTGTTTGGGAAGAATGCTGAAGGTAGCTGTTCAATTTGCGGTGGTGCTTTCCCTCGGTCCATGTTGGTGGCCTCGCACATCAAGAAGCGCTCAGCCTGCAGCAGAGATGAGAAGCTCGACGTTCAAAACGTCGCGACTGCGATGTGCCGGCTCGGCTGCGATCCTCTGTTTGAACTGGGCTTCATATCGGTTCTTGAAGGCAAAGTCGTTCGACACCCATCTCGAACTGGTTCCGAGCTGATCAGCAGCTACATCGACAAATTGGTGGGGCGTCCCGTAAATGCGTGGACAAAGAAGACTCAAAAGTACTTCCAGTGGCACGCAACGGCTCACGGCTACGGCGTCACGCCCTCAAAGCCCTAGGCCTCGCATCGGATTGAGCCTCACCGCATCCTGCAGATGATCTGGCGATAGATGGGCATAGCGCATCGTCATCGTCAGCGAGCCGTGGCCCAGGATCTTCTGCAGGGTGAGGATATTCCCGCCGTTCATCATGAAGTACGACGCGAAGGTGTGCCGCAGCACGTGGGACGCTTGGCCAGCGGGGAGGGCGATGCAGGTTTTGATGGTCTGGTCGAAGCTGTTCCGGCAGTTGGAGAACAGGCCATGTTCCAGGAAGTGCTGCTGCAACGCGGTTTCCAGCTCGCCATCGATGGGGACTGAGCGCGTCCGCTTTGACTTGGTGTTCGCGAAGGTCACGCATCCAGCTCGTACACGTGCAGGCACCAGCGATTCGGCCTCACCCAGCGTGCACCAGTGGACAGGCATATCCGGGCCACCATCTCGACGTGCGGGGTCTTGCAGCGGTTCCTGATGGCTTCGAACAGGGTTCTGATCTGGCCCTCGTTCAGCCAGGTCAGCTCGCGTTCCTGAAGCTTGAGCGGTTTGACGCGCTGGAGAGGGTTGGCGAAGTCGATGTCGCCCAGTTGCAGCAGCGCGTTGAACACCGCACGCAGGTAGCCCAGCCGGTTGTTGAGCGTCTTCCCGTTCGAGCCGGCCTCGAGCTGTCGGGAGCGATACTCGGCATAGTGGTGCGCCGTCAGTTGGCTGCCCACCGGGTCACCCAGTTCCTTTGCCAGCATGTGCAGCAGGCGTTTGCGGTTCTCTCCGTCCGCGAGCGTATGGCCGTGCAGCACCGCCCAGCGATCAACCAGCTCAGATAGGCGCCGCCGGTCCTTGGGCTTGGCTGTCCATGCAGGGTTCTCGATGCACTTCTGCCGCACCGTGGCTTCGAAGCGCTGGGCCTCCCCCTTGGTCTTGAACCGCTTGCGGAAGCGCTTGCCCTTGATGGGTTCGACGTCGACGAACCAGAGGCCGTCCGGGAGTTTTGTGATGCTCATCAGACGGCATAGCCTCGCCTGAGGTAGCGGTCCGAGATCAGGTCCTTGATGTGCTGCTCGAGGTCGCGACGAGTCCAACCCTTGGCCAGATAGTGGTCTTCGATGACGTGCCAGAATTCCAGTCGGTAGGCGGACTCAATAGCCTTTTTTGCGGGTATGCGCTCCCGTGCAATCAGGCTGATGAACTGGCCCAGGAACATCTCGCAGTTCTTGCCGGAGAAGCCCTGAGCGGTCTTGTAGTAGCGCCGGTATTCGACGCGGTCGATCAGCGGATCACACTCCACCTGCACCTTCACGTCCTGCATGATCAGCGACCAGAACGGGTCGTACACGGCATCCCGGGCGAGCAACTTGAACGCCTCGCAGGCATAGCCGAAAAGGCCTTGCAGGTGCGGACAGATACCGGTGTAGGTCTGCGTGGCGATCACCGCGCCAGAGGGCAGGCAGGTGCCTTGGGCGAACTGTTCGACGATGGAGTGGTGGAAACGGAACTCGATGCGCCACACCGTTTCCTTCGGGTCGTAGGCGGCTTCACCCTCGTCGAACGGATCGCCGTTGAGACCGGACCACACCGCATTCCAGTAATCCAGCTTGTCGCTCGCTCGGGCCTGTAGCGTCTTGTTGTAGATGCACAGCTGAAGGCCGTTGGCCGAGCCGAACATGAAGGTCTCGCCGCGTCCGTACACCGAGGCGTTGCCGTCGAACTCGATGCGGTCGATGCCGCTGATCTGGCGGACCCGGTTCGACCGGCAGTGCATGCGATCCACGATGTCAGCGGGTGGCTTCCAGCCTTGAACATCCAGGGCGATATGCACCGCGCATTGGTTCGTTTCGCAGTGGGTGAGCACCGCGGCGGCGAGATCGTCGAGCACTGTCTGAAGGGCCGCAGGATCGGTGCCGTCGATAGCGTGCGGAGACGCCTCGATCTTCAAGTGCGAGCCGATGGTGTCGAGCTTGATGTTGTGGTTCTTGATCAACAGGATCAGGCCGAGGTCCGCGTTCTGCAGGCGGAACTGGTAGCCGGAGTCGCGGCCGATACGCCCCTTGGACCACTGGCGCCCGGCGAATTCGGCGGTGGCCTCCTTGTCATCGAACAGCGCCATAACCTCGGGGCGGATCATGCCGTTGTACAGCTGCCGGACCGTATCGACGCCGCACCGCAGCACCCGCACGCCGGAGAGGTCGGTGAAGCTGCCGGGCCGCGCATCGACAAACAAACGGCCGCGCGGGGAATCAACGATCTGGCCGTCAGGCTGAACGATCAGGCGGTGCTGGTGGGTCACTTTTCTCATGGGGAATCACCTAACAATGTCCAATAACCAACGAATAGGAAATGGGTTGTCCGACGTGTTACAGGGCCGTCGGCCGCGCCCACCGTCGGGGCGCTCGTGCCTTACGCTACCGTCCGGTGGGCGCGGCCAACGACCAGCACGCGAGGCGTCCAGGATCGATCCAGCAGGTGGGGTATTCGGGGCGATGCAGCTCCCACAGACCGAACAGGTACGCGGTGAGCAGGAAGAGAAGGGTCTTGAGCAAGAGGCACTCCGACATGGCGCGCTCCAGGGTGTGAATGGGGAGTGGCGACGGAGCGAGGGGATCGGGGCGGGGTGCTGCTGCGGCGGCCGGGAAGGCCCGTGCGCGCCGGGAAGAAGATCAACACCAAGGGCGCTGCCCTTGTCATCCCGCTCTTGCCGCCGAGGGCTCGGGAGCGCGGTGCGGAAGAGCTGCACCGCCCTCCCAAGCCGAGGCTGTTTCTGGCGGGTGCGCGGTCAAGGGTGCGCTGCGCCCGTGCTTCCGTTCGCCGGAACGGTGGAGCTGTTCCGACGAGCCGGGAGCTCGGCCCCTGACCGGGATGTTGCAGGGTGGGCGATGCGGCCCAGTACGTTGCCGGAACTCTGCCGGTCGCGGTGCCGCATCACCCGGATCGTGCGAATGGTGTCCCAGAAGGTCTCACTCGCGAATTCATCGGTCACGCCAACGGGCACCGTCAGGAAGTGCGGCTCGTCGCGCACGCCTTCGGCCGGCAGTACCACGCCGATGACACGCAGCAGGCGCCACACCGGCTCGGGGTCCTCGTCCGGCCACACCATTTCGATCAGGACGGTCTGCCCCAGATAGCGCAGCGCGCTTTGTGCATCCAGGCTCACGCGGTCGTTATTCATGGCGGTAGTCCCCGGCGTCAAAGGTGGCTTTGCCCTTGATCAGATCGGCGCGGAAGCGCGCGAGGTTGACCATGCGGAAGGTGCCCATATCGAGGCTGGGAATGGTGCCGTCTTCCGCCCACTGTTCCGCTTCGGCGTACGACACGCCGCACATCTCCGCGAAGGCCGCGACGGTGCAGAGCTCGGGGGCTACTTGGGTTTTGCTCACAGTCGAATCTCCTTATCCATCAGTTGGCTGGTCAGCAGTGCCACGTTGACCATCATGTGTTTGCCGACCTTGTGGGACGGGATGTAGCCGTTGCGAATCCAGCCCCACACGATGTCGTGGCTGTCGCTCATGCGTATCCAGTCGGCGAAGTTGCGCCACGGCATCAGCGGCGGCGGGGCAAGCAGGTCTTTCAGAGTGAGGGGCGTTCCTTCCACATCCATGGGCTTTCCTGCACTATGTTGGGCTTTATCTTCCGGCCTTGAGCTGAGCTCAAGTCAATAATTACCTTTCGGCAAATGTTGATTTGCTGGATTTTTCGCGTCAATAGTTACCTTGTAGGAAAGGCTGAATTCTGGATATGGAAAGCTCCGCAGATAGGGCGCGATTACTGATCAAGCGGGTAGGCCCTAAAAAGCTCAGTCAATTGAGCGACGTTGACCACAGCCGTTGGCTGAACGTCAGCAAGGGCGCTGTGCGGGTGAGTACGGAAGAGCTCGACGTACTGGTGAAGGCTTTTCCTCAGTACGCGCTTTGGCTGGCTAGCGGAGAAATCATTCCGGAGAGCGGGCAGACAAGCCCAGACTACGACGAAGCAAATCGAAACTTGAGCAATCAAGACGCGGGATAAAACTCACTGCCGAGGTGAGTAAACGCTGGTACACATGGCGCTCCCGCAATGGAGCGACGGCGGAAGAAGACAGCAGGGCTGACCATTTAACGTCCAGCTCTGCTACGGATACACGCCCCATCGAGTGATCACGCCCAGGATGTCAGCAGCTCCGCTCGGAGAGTCTTCATCGACTCCGGCGCGCTGATCGCAATGCTTGCGACCTTGGGTCCGGTACGCGCAACGCATACCGCAATCCCCTGCTCCCTGATCTGCCGAATCAGGTCCTCATCACTCACATCCGGATTCGCGGTCAGCAGAATCTGCTCATTCGCGTGACGCTGAAGTACGAGATAGCTCATGGCTCCGCTCCATGTTGCGGCCTACAAATCGCACTAACATGGCAGAGCGAATCTACGCATCAAGGGCAGAACAAGTGTTTCGGCAAGGTCCGACTTATGAGACGCCATCGTCCTACGTATGGATTGGCCTAAGGGCTTTGACAGGATTAAAAATAGAGGGGCGTTGGCAAAAGGTATTTTAGCGGGTGAGTGGGGTAGTGGTCAGTAAAGATCGAATTTTAATCCAACCTCGTTTAATACTGCTTCGAACTCTTTGTTCTTTCTCAAGTAATCGGTGGATTCAAATTTCATAAACTGCATGGTGATCATGATGAGACGGAGTAAGGAGAAATCAGTAAAATTTATAAGCGTAAGGAAGTGAGCTCGTCTGTCTTCTAGGTTAAATCCTTTGGAGTCGCTTAATTTTTCATCAATCATTTTTACCATGACATAAAAAATTCGAGTAACCCCGTAGAGTTGGTCGCGTGAATCAACCCAATCCAAATACTGTTGGAAGTTTTTATCTCTATTAGATCCCCATCTGATTGTTTCTAGTTTGTCTTCAATCTCGATGACAGCTTCCGCTCCGCTTTTGTTGTTAAGGAATTGGGGCTTTCCAAATTTAATAGTCATAGACTCGAAGTATGCCTTCTGAGAGTCAAGCATATTAAATAGGTGTGCCTCAAACGAGCGCAGCGACTCCGTCTTTCTGTTGTTTCTTATTTCGTCACGCAAGTCTCTATTTGCTTCGTTTTGTAAGCTTAATGATTTTATTAAGAGGACTAGAGATATAAAGCTCAGCGCGGGATTCAACAGGCCACCTATGTAGTCGCCAAGCTGGCCCCAAACAGCTGGGTCGGGAGATATGCCGAATTCGAGTCTGTGGTGAAATTGCCAGACGTAGGCGGATACGGCAAGTAACGCAAATATCGCCGCTGTGATTACATATCTATTAATCACTGTGGTACCCTGTGATGATATATTTTACAACTTTCCCAGAGGCTAGGCTTATTGGCTTTGCGATTAGCCGCAAGTGCTTCCAATTGCGGTTTTCTAATCCGTTGTTGTGGTTTAAGTTTTCCGAAAATAACTTCTTGGCCTCTACGGCAACATCGTGATAACCAATTCCAAAGCCGAATGCAATTGTTTTCTCCTCGCCTTCGATCAAGAGGCGCCCGTTCCCGGTATTTATATTTAGTCGAGTAATGCTGGCTGTAATGTCTACTTTTTCATCAGATGCTTTTGCCTGTAGAACCAATGAGGTCTCACTATTGAATCTAGCAATTATGACGCGTTCTCCTATGGCGCGCCTGTATCTGATTTTGACATCGTGACCAAATTTTGTTGATACTTTATGGATGTTTTCCATGGACGATACGCGAAGTTGCTCCAATAACTCTTCGGCAACCACTCCTAGATCGTCTATAATGTCTTGGGCGGAGGGGGATAGATTGCGAGCCTCTAAATAGAGAGCCTCTCGCATGAAGTAAGATAGCAGTTCGGAAAATACTGGATTTCCAATATCGTTATACTTGGCTTGTAATTTGTCATCAAGAATCTCGATTCCGAATACTTGGCCATAAGATCCCTTAAAGGACTTCTTGAGGATCGTTCTTACTCTGTCCTTAGAGCGTTGCCGCTTTGGTACTTTTTTCGTTAATACAGTCTCTGTGATGCATCGAGTGGCATCAGAAGCGCCTCGCAGTGTTTCTAGCCCGGACTTCATATCCACTTCATAATCTGGTGTGTCAATAACTACATCAAGATCAATTGGCATATTTTTCCCTAAATACACAGGCAAGCAGTTCCACTGCTTGCTAATTTCAAAATGGATTTCGGATATTTAGCGGCAGCGCATAGCAGGGTGAATGGCATAATGCCACCTAGTGCTCGGCGGGTAAAGTGGAGCGCTGCGATACGCATTGGGTAAGTCTAGATTCCAGGCAGTGGCTCGCCAGCCTGTAGACTCCAATTGCATTAGTTCGAGTGCCGCCATCCAATTCGCTGCGAGGCGTGATGGTTGTCTCGTTGCATATTAAAAGCCCACAAATGTGGGACTCTTTGCTACGCGGCTTTCGATGCTTTTAGGTCGGAAACTAATTGGGCCATGGCTTGGCAGCGAGTTAGGTGGGACTCGGCCGCCTCCCTGGTGATGGTGTCATGGAGTCGGTAGTCTGCATTGACACGTTGCTCATGAAGCTGCTTCAGGGTATACCCTAGGCGGCGGTGCATGAGGCGAATTCCTTTGTCGCTATCTAGATTATTCTCATAGAAAACAGAAAGCTTCCTATGCGATGGGCCGGCAGTATCGCTGACAGGTGGGACACTGACCGTATCTGCATACTCTAAACCGATGTGATACACGCCATAGTAAGCTCGGGAGATTGAGCACCTAAATTTGATCTCGCTTCCAGGGGCTTCAGCGAGACTTTCGGCCGCCTCTGCAATGAAAAGGGACGGATCAGTTGGCATGTTACTTCCTTATTTTTAAATCATCCTTAGGCAACATATGCAGCTTCAGAGGGCGCTCCCTCTTCAGGTGCGTGAGCGACATTAAATATTAGCCTGTCCCAAGTCTCAAGGTCTGACTCGATAATGGCCTCGGTTATTAAATTATTCAGACGAGTTAGCTCTTCTGCGGATGGTGAATCAATATCTATTTCTGTATAGACGTGGTTGACACCATCGAACATGCCTGGAAGGACAACAGATGCGTCCGGTAGATAGCCGTTGCTGACTATGATGGACTCAACTAGCCCCATGGCTATCTTGAATTCACTCTCAGGTATGTTGGCGCGCGCTAAATTTTTCCTTATTCGCATAATGCTCTTCACGTCCTTGTTTTGAGCTATGTCATGTTCAGGATTGGCTTTAGAGAATCTTTCTATAACATTCTCAAATTTCGAAAAGTCTCCCGAGTAAATCATTGCATTTAGAAGCTCGGAGAGAATGTCTGCCGTGAGTGAGGCATCGAATGCTT harbors:
- a CDS encoding glycine cleavage system protein R, producing the protein MSTSHPREQFLLISALGPNPMELTSVLCRTCIDNRCSVISSRLTRHGEFSALVLQVAGSWDALARLEGGLPALAKRHGFTLSVTRSNVHVTRAQALPYVAYVSAVYRPDILNELCQFFIDHNIELENLTCDTYQAPHTNTSMLNATITVTLPAGTQISWLRDQFLDFADALNLDALIEPWRPQHP
- the dapA gene encoding 4-hydroxy-tetrahydrodipicolinate synthase, with product MIAGSMVALVTPFDAQGRLDWDSLAKLVDFHLQEGTNAIVAVGTTGESATLDVSEHLEVIRRVVDQVNGRIPVIAGTGANSTREAVELTEAAKSGGADACLLVTPYYNKPTQEGLYQHFRHIAEAVAIPQILYNVPGRTACDMLPETVERLSKVPNIVGIKEATGDLQRGKEVLDRVGKDFLVYSGDDATAVELMLMGGKGNISVTANVAPRAMSNLCAAAMRGDAGEARAINDRLMPLHKALFIESNPIPVKFALHEMGLIPEGIRLPLTWLSPRCHEPLRQAMRQTGVLA
- the bamC gene encoding outer membrane protein assembly factor BamC, producing the protein MKRLAGLTALALVIGNTSGCGWLWGPDGYFRDRGDDYLNARETAPMKVPEGLQSKPLDPLLPVPMNVADTHEKEGEFEVPRPQPLASAGEVSDFSLQKSGDSRWLIAQRPPAEVWPVAHQFFQDNGFSITNERPQTGEFSTNWQPLSQLSAPLARRLSSRVSGVEPDSEARVRVRIEPGVETNTSEVYVLSETRPAGSTASPDWPSKPAVPSLDAALLDEMLASMATSAEKGGSVSLLAAHSAYDTPGTAELSKDGSGNPVLTVDSDFDRAWVSVGRALDRADIRVDDLNRSLGVYYVNIAEGAKKKDEDKPGFFRSLFGGGEKTKEEEDAKAKRYQLRLTSVNNTVQITVDKDINTSAPADVAQGVLEKLQESMRNALRGPGERKPGQFGLGEQL
- a CDS encoding MBL fold metallo-hydrolase, which gives rise to MHFAVLGSGSRGNSALVSSSDTRILIDCGFPLRETIRRLARLGVEPGQLDAILVTHEHSDHINGVELLARHHRIPVYLSAGTLQGMRKPVTPAGLLKCGDRLVLKDLEVTAVSVSHDAREPLQYVFSDGRKRFGQLTDLGAATAQVLECYRGLDALIIEANHDTDMLARGPYPYPLKARVGGQWGHLNNRQAAELVAQLGWESLQHLVLAHLSEKNNSPQLARQSFVDTLGCDPGWLQVADQHSGLDWRTIA
- the purC gene encoding phosphoribosylaminoimidazolesuccinocarboxamide synthase — translated: MEKREELYRGKAKSVYTTDDADRLVLLFRNDTSAFDGKRIEQLDRKGMVNNKFNAFIMQKLEAAGIPTQFDALLSDNEVLVKKLAMIPVECVVRNYAAGSLVRRLGVEEGVQLTPPTFELFLKNDALGDPFINESHVQAFGWATLEQLAEMKAYSFKVNEVLNKLFDDAGLLLVDFKLEFGVFHGKIVLGDEFSPDGCRLWDKETRKKMDKDRFRQGLGDVIEAYEEVAHRLGVPL
- a CDS encoding nucleotide pyrophosphohydrolase encodes the protein MDVVKELQAELCRFAKERDWDQFHTPKNLAMALSGEAGELLELFQWLTPEQSQRDALSEKMLLEIEGEMADVLLYLLRLADKLGIDVLQAARSKIQLNAEKYPVDKAKGNAVKYSRRDD
- a CDS encoding DNA-binding protein; this translates as MDVEGTPLTLKDLLAPPPLMPWRNFADWIRMSDSHDIVWGWIRNGYIPSHKVGKHMMVNVALLTSQLMDKEIRL
- a CDS encoding DNA-binding protein yields the protein MESSADRARLLIKRVGPKKLSQLSDVDHSRWLNVSKGAVRVSTEELDVLVKAFPQYALWLASGEIIPESGQTSPDYDEANRNLSNQDAG
- a CDS encoding carbon storage regulator yields the protein MSYLVLQRHANEQILLTANPDVSDEDLIRQIREQGIAVCVARTGPKVASIAISAPESMKTLRAELLTSWA